In Vibrio sp. 10N, the following proteins share a genomic window:
- the cysN gene encoding sulfate adenylyltransferase subunit CysN codes for MNSAVEAQLAELGIEGYLSQHQYKSLLRFLTCGSVDDGKSTLIGRLLHDSKQIYEDQLAAVHSDSQRVGTTGEKPDLALLVDGLQAEREQGITIDVAYRYFSTQKRKFIIADTPGHEQYTRNMATGASTCDLAVILIDARKGVLDQTRRHSFISSLLGLKHFIVAVNKMDLVDYSQERYEAIRDEYLAFSENLGKDIDIQMIPISALEGDNVVDLSDKMSWYQGEPLLDLLEKVDIDQGKQQGEFRFPVQYVNRPNLDFRGFAGTIGSGEIRVGDEIKALPSGKTSKVERIVTFDGDLPKAFAGQAVTLTLSDEIDISRGDLIVKQDARVASSNRLLADVVWMTDEPLAAGRSYDIKIAGKKTQGQLDAIRHQYDINSLKSFESDSLPLNGIGLCEWSLTEAVAVDSYDSVQDTGGFIVIDRLTNVTVGAGLVREALAEEQRSPQERMGAFEKELKALIMKHFPEWDANI; via the coding sequence ATGAACAGCGCAGTAGAAGCACAACTTGCCGAACTCGGTATTGAAGGTTACCTGAGTCAGCACCAGTACAAATCGTTACTTCGATTCCTAACGTGTGGCTCAGTCGATGACGGTAAAAGTACCTTAATTGGTCGCTTGCTCCATGACTCAAAGCAAATTTATGAAGATCAGCTAGCAGCAGTTCACTCAGACAGTCAGCGTGTTGGCACAACGGGTGAAAAGCCGGACTTGGCATTGCTTGTCGACGGATTACAAGCTGAGCGTGAGCAGGGAATCACCATTGATGTCGCATACCGCTACTTCTCGACCCAAAAACGTAAGTTCATCATTGCCGATACTCCGGGGCATGAGCAGTACACGCGAAACATGGCAACGGGCGCATCGACCTGTGATCTTGCTGTGATCTTGATTGATGCACGTAAAGGGGTTCTGGATCAAACGCGCCGTCACTCATTCATTTCTAGCCTGCTTGGTCTGAAGCACTTTATCGTGGCGGTCAACAAGATGGACTTGGTCGACTACTCACAAGAGCGCTATGAAGCGATCCGTGATGAGTACCTAGCGTTTTCTGAGAATCTTGGTAAAGACATCGATATTCAAATGATCCCAATCTCAGCGCTTGAAGGCGACAACGTGGTGGATCTGAGTGACAAGATGAGTTGGTACCAAGGAGAGCCTTTGCTTGATCTGCTCGAGAAAGTAGACATCGACCAAGGTAAGCAGCAAGGCGAATTCCGTTTCCCAGTACAATACGTTAACCGACCGAACCTCGATTTCCGCGGTTTTGCAGGCACGATCGGCTCTGGTGAAATCCGCGTTGGTGATGAAATCAAAGCATTGCCATCGGGTAAAACCTCAAAAGTTGAGCGCATTGTGACATTTGATGGTGACTTACCAAAAGCTTTTGCAGGTCAAGCAGTGACGTTAACGCTCAGCGATGAGATCGATATCAGCCGTGGCGACCTAATTGTTAAGCAAGATGCTCGAGTGGCATCGTCGAATCGTCTACTCGCAGATGTTGTGTGGATGACCGATGAGCCGTTAGCAGCGGGTCGCAGCTACGACATTAAGATCGCAGGTAAGAAAACCCAAGGGCAACTGGATGCGATTCGTCATCAATACGACATCAATTCTCTGAAGTCGTTCGAGTCAGACTCTCTGCCGCTGAATGGTATTGGCCTATGTGAGTGGTCACTAACGGAAGCTGTAGCGGTAGATAGCTACGATTCGGTTCAAGACACGGGCGGATTCATTGTGATTGATCGCTTAACCAATGTCACGGTAGGTGCGGGCCTAGTTCGAGAAGCGTTGGCGGAAGAGCAGCGTTCACCGCAAGAGCGTATGGGGGCCTTTGAAAAAGAGCTTAAGGCTCTGATCATGAAGCACTTCCCTGAGTGGGATGCAAACATATAA